The nucleotide window CAGTGAGTACTTAACGACCGAAAAGTTGAGTGCCCAAATAACGGCTACTAAAAAGAGGGATAATTCTACAAGAGATTTTTTGGAGAGGTTCAATGGTAGTGATGTAATTAGAAAAGAAAATTAAACCATAAAGGTAGGGGATAATTGGCAAAGTGTCTTGGAGTATTACAATTATTAATGTGGGAATGGGAATATTTTAATATCAAGTGTTGGATTTTCTAATAGTTACCCTTAACTTTGGTCACTTTCTGACTAACAGTCATTTATATAAGAACAAATGGGTAAAAAGGATCGAAAGGCGCGTGAGAAAGAGCGTCGAAGGAATCAAATACTTGATGCTGCGGAAAAGGTTATTTTTTCTCAAAGCCTGGAGCAAGCAACAATGGATGAAATTGCCGAGGAAGCCGAGCTCAGCAAGGGTACATTGTATCTGTATTTTAAAAATAAAACGGAACTTTATATTGCTATTACCCAACGCGGGTCGGATCTGCTGAACAGCAAATTCGCCAAAGTATTTTCGGGAGCTCATGACCATACTGGGCTCGAGCTAATTCGAAAAATGGGCGAAACCTATTTGGATTTTGTTCGTGAATATCCCAATTACTTTACGGCATTTATGTATTATGAGTCGCTGAGTGACGTAAAAGTCCTTGAAGATAGCACCTATGCAGAACAATGTGATCAAAATAGGCGTGAAGCATTGAACTTTATGATACGTGCTTTGCAGATCGGTATGCAGGACGGTTCTGTTGATGATCAATATGAGCCTAAAGAGTTGGCGACGATTATTTTTGCCAGTACAAGAGGACTTACGGCCATGGTTCATGCCAGTGGAAGAGGTCATCATGCTCAGCTTTTGGATGAAATTGAAGTGGGAGTGAGTACCATATTCGAAAACTTTCTGAACCTATTAGTGAAGGGGATGGCTTCTCCAAATGAATTAAAAAATTCTGAAAATGGTTAGAAATGACTGTCGTTCATTTTGTTTGTAACAATGGGAGATAAGTCACGTAATGACATGCCTTGTTATGCACAATATTTAACCGCAAAACTATACTTTGTAACTATATTATTTCTATGCATCCAACGAATATTTTGAAAATTGGATTAACAGTAATTTTGTCACTCTCCATATCGACTACGGTTTTGGGGCAGCAAGATTCAACGCAAACTGCTTTTGAAGAGATAGAGGAAAATCCCGGTGCGATTTCACTTGATCAGGCTATACAGATAGCACTGGCTAACAATACCGAAATAAAGCGTTCACTCCTTTCCGTACGTGATGCAGACCAGCAAGTACGCACAGCATGGAGTAACGTAATGCCGGAAATTACATCTTCGGCAAACTATACACGCAACCTGGAGGTACCGGTTAACTTTATTCCGGAAGTTGTTTTTGATCCCAATGGCGACCCTGATAAGTTGGTGCCTGTGGCATTTGGAACCGATAACAACTGGCAGGGAGGGTTTACCATTTCTCAAACTATTTTCAATGGACAGGCTTTTGTAGGTGTTAGTACCTCGGGCTTGTTTAAAACAGCTCAATCAGAAGGAATGCGAGCTACGGCCCAGGGAATTGTAACGCAAACGCGGATGGCCTACTACCAGGTGTTAATTGCAAAGGAACAGGTGCGGTTGCAGCAGAGCAGATTAGATCGTGTACAAGAAAATTTAGATGATACTCGTAAGAGTTATGAGCAGGGGCTTGTTGATAAATATGCAGTAACGCAGCTCGAAGTCCAGCTTGAAAATATTAAACCCAACTTAACAAGTGCCAAATTTTCCGAAAAAGAGTCCATACGTAACTTGTTGGATGCAATGGGGCTACCTGTAAGCTTGAGTTTAGAGGTAAAAGGGGATTTGAGTGGTTATGACATCCAGTCTGCTAATGCATCTGAAATAGAAAATAAGGCCATTAAAAAGGTTGATCGTATGACCGCCCTTTCATTAGAGTCAGATTCAGCATTATTACAGAGGGCTTTTGAAATGCGTGGAGACTTGCGTGTGCTTGATGTACAGCAGCAATTGCAGGAGAAGCGAATAAAGGCTGAAAAGAGTAAGTATCTACCCAGCGTGCAGGCCAATTATAATATGCAGTGGACGGCTGCCCAGTCTGGAACGCCCGTCTTTTTTGGATCAGAACAGCAGCGAGCCCGGTCACAAACCTTTATGGTGGGGGTGCAGCTACCAATATTTCAGGGATTCAGACGCGATGCGGCGATCCAGCAGGCGCAAATTCAACAGAAGGATCTGCAGTTGCAAGAGTATCAAGCTAAGCGAACCGCGGAGAGTGAAATCACATCGGCAGAAGAAAGTATAAGAGAAGCTTTTCAGATTGAGTCTGCGCGTAAGCGGGCGCTGGATTTGGCTCAAGAGGGATATGATCGTGCCTTGAAGAGATATCAGTCCGGACTCGGATCACAACAAGAAGTGACGGATGCAGAGCTTCAGCTACGTGAGGCCGAAGTTGGGTATGCCCAGATGGTGTTTAATTATTTGGCAGCAAAGGCCCAGTACGATCAGGCGGTTGGCAAGGTGCCTTTCGTCGAAGAAGATGTAGAACCTATTAAAAATAAGATTGAACTCGAATAAACGAACCTACGAACAATGAAGAAATTATTTGTACTTGCATTTAGCACGCTGATTTTTGCATCAGCTTGTGGAAATGGACCGGCAACGGAAAATGAGACCGAAAATGATGCTGTTGCCGTAACTACTGAGGAGGTTCGGCCTTCTACCTTCAAGCATTATTTGAATATACAGGGGACAGTAGAATCAGATAAAACCATTTCGATAACCCCAAAAGTTACCGCAACGGTCGAAGAAATAAATGTAAAGGCCGGCGATCAGGTTGAAAAGGGAACGGTGCTTGCCCGATTAGATGGGGAGGTTACGCGTACCCAGATTGAGGAGGTTAAATCTCAGCTTGAGTTGGCGAAAACACGCTATGAGCGGCAAAAGAATCTGCGTGAAGATAATATCGGATCAGAAATACAGCTTTTGGAAATTGAAACACAGGTTCGGTCACTGGAAAACCAGCTGGCAACGCTTCAAGAGCAATACGACAATTACTTGATGCGAGCGACAATTGGGGGAACGGTTAATCGGGTATATATCAAAGAAGGAGAAAATATTGGGCCCAATGGACCTTCCTTTCAGATTTCGAATGCTGAGGCACTGAAGGTAACGGCTGAGATTTCAGAATCCTATATCAATCGGGTTGAAACGACGGACAGTGTGACGATCACTTTGCCAAGTATTGACCGACAGATTACCAAGCCTATCGATGTAGTCGGGAATGTTATTGATCCGCTAAACAGAACATTTGGTATTGAAGTATACATCCCTAATATCGATGGAATGGTACGCCCGAATATGTTGGCCAAGCTTAAAATCAATGATTATCAGCGGGCTAATGCACTAACGGTTCCGGTTGATATTGTTCAGTCTTCGAATGGAGGCGGCCATTTGTTTGTAGCGCAGGAATCAGATTCCGGATGGGTTGCTAAGCAAAAGAAAGTAGTGATTGGGAGTAGCTATCAGGATGAAATAGTTATTGAACAAGGGCTGCAGGCTGGCGATCAAATTATTACGGTTGGATACAATGGTTTAAACGATGGCGACGCGCTTTCTATCCAAGAAAATTAATGTAAAACGATTATTCTATAATGAGTTTTAAAGAGTTTAAGCCTTCCAGTATTGCGATAAATAATCGGACGACGGTTTACCTGGTGACGGTATTAGTGACCATTATTGGGATCTTTTCGTACATCATGCTTCCCAAAGAGCAGTTTCCGGAAGTAGAGATCCCTATTTTTAATGTCGTGACGATCCAGGCGGGTTCTTCACCGGCCGATGTGGAAAACTTGATTACACGTCCGCTTGAGCAGGAACTGCGCAGCATTGATGGCATTGATAAAATAAGCAGTGTATCAAAGCAGGCGGCCTCAATTATTACGATTGAGTTTGAGACCAGTAAGGATAAGCTGGTGGCCCAGCAAGAGGTGAATGATGCGGTTGAAAAGGCCCGGGGCGATCTGCCTACGAGTCTTACTGAAGATCCCGAAGTTACTGATATCAACCTGGATGACCAGCCGATCCTCAACATTAACTTGTCTGGAAATTACGATCTGGTACAGCTGAAGCGTTTTGCTGATCAGATTCAAGATAAAGTGGAAAGCCTTTCGGGTATTAATGAGGCGGAAATTGTGGGGGCATTAGAGCCCGAGATCGAGATCAATATGGATCTGCCGAAAATGCTTGCTGCCGGTGTCACATTTCAGCAAGTACGCCAAGCGGTTTCAAATACAAATGTAACGATCTCGGCCGGAGGGCTTGATGTTGGACGCATGGAGCGGGCTGTTCGGGTTGACGGTGAGGTTACCAGCGCTGACGACTTAAGGAATTTGCTGATTACCAACAATTCGGGCCGACAGGTTTATCTGAAAGATGTGGCTGAAATCCGCAATGGATTTGCTGATCGCGAAAGTTATGCGCGTCTCAATGGTGAGGATGTGATCACCCTCAATGTAAAAAAGCAGGGTGGAGCCAATCTCATTGAAATGTCAGAGCTTACCGTCGAAACAGTAGATGAACTTAAAGAGGCGCAACTTCCGGATGGATTGAATATTACGTATACCGGAGATCGCTCCCAGGATACCCGCGATAGTGTAGCCAACTTGTTTAATACGGTTATCCTTGGATTCTTCTTCGTTGTGCTGGTGCTCATGTTCATTATGGGGGTCCAGAACGCTATTTTTGTAGGATTAGCTATTCCGCTTTCATCGCTGATTGCTTTTGCGGTCATGCCCGCGATGGAGGGATACAGCATCAATATCGTAGTACTTTTTGCACTCATCCTTGGACTTGGTATCGTTGTTGACAATGCCATTGTAATCGTTGAAAATATCTACCGGTATATTACCACTACCGAGTACGACAAGATTGAAGCGGCCAAGCGCGCGGCAGGAGAAATTGCGTTGCCGGTGATTACCGGAACGCTTACTACCATAGCACCTTTTGTTCCACTGCTTTTTTGGACGGGTATTATGGGACGTTTTATGGTGTATCTGCCAATTACGATTATTTTAACACTGACCGCCTCGCTGGTTGTGGCTTTGTTTATGAATCCCGTTTTCGCTGTTTCGTTTATGGATGATACCGATGGGAAGACCCTTGAAGATGCAGGGCATAAAGATAACAAGGGAGTCTGGATTGCCGGTGGTGTTTTTGGTGCACTTGCTGGCATATTTTATCTCGCTGGAATTCCATTCGCGGCGAATCTGCTAATCTTTTTGTATGGGCTGTATCTTTTAGAGCGATTTGTGTTAAGTCCGATGATTGTCAAGTTTAATCAGTCGGTACTGCCCCGGATTCAAGATAATTACAAAGGACTTATTGCGTGGATTTTAGAAGGACGTCGTCCTTGGTATACTCTGGGAGCCACGATTTTGTTTTTAATCGGAAGTGTTGTACTACTGGTTATCCGGTCGCCGAAGGTGGTATTTTTTGCTGAAAGTGAACCTAATTCGGTGTATGTGTATAATGAGATGCCTACCGGCACCGATCTGGAGGTAACCAACGATGTGACCAAAAAGCTTGAAGAGCGTGTTTACGATGTGCTTGGTCGTGATAATCCCGTAGTAAAATCAATTATTACCAATGTAGCTGTTGGAGCTGCTCCTCCGAATTCTATTGATCAAACGCCCAGCCCCAACAGGAGTCGAATTGCAATATCATTTGTAGATTATCAATATCGCGATGGCGTTTCTACACAGGCTTTAATGGACAAAATCCGAGAGAATGTTAAAGGCATTCCAAGTGCCCAGGTTACGGTAGAGCAAGAGCAGCAGGGACCGCCATCCGGTAAGCCAATCAATATTGAAATAACGGGAGATGAATTTGATCAGCTAATCCAAATATCAGAGCGAGTAACGAATTATATTGAATCGCAAAATATTGGCGGTATTGAGCAGTTGCGTTCAGATTTGCAAAATAATAATCCCGAAATCATTGTAGATATTGATGAGGTTAAAGCCAATAGCTATGGATTGAGTAATGCACAATTGGGGATGGAGCTCAATACGGCATTGCTGGGACAGCCGATATCAACGTATCGCGATCAAGATGAGGAGTACGATATTCGATTGCGCCTGCAAGAAGAGTATCGCTCAAACATTACAGATTTGATGAACCTTAGGATTCCTACCCCATCAGGAGGAATGATTCCAATTTCTGCGGTAGCAGATGCAGAGTATGTTAGTAATGTGGGATCGATTAATCGTATCGATTTAAATCGGGTGGTTACGGTATCCTCTAATGTACTTGAGGGATATAACGCCAATGAGATTAATGCTCAGATTCGCGAAGCCCTGCAGGATTTTGACGTACCTGAAGGATATTCGGTCTCTCTGACCGGCCAGCAAGAAGATCAGGCTGAGGCGGCCAACTTTTTATCCATTGCGTTATTTGCTGCAGTAGCACTTATCTTCTTAATACTTGTCGCACAGTTTAACTCTATCGGCAAGCCGGTTATTATCATGTCTCAGGTCGTCTTTAGTTTGATTGGAGTCTTTATCGGTTTTGCCACTTTTGGGCTGGATGTGTCGGTAGTAATGACTGGTATGGGAATTATTGCCGTTGCAGGTATTGTAGTGAAGAACGGTATTATTCTGATTGACTATACTGATATTTTGCGAAACGAAGGAAAAAGTCTCCGCGAGGCTGTTATTGAAGGGGGACGGGTGCGTTTGAATCCGGTTATTCTGACAGCAGCTTCTACGATATTAGGATTAATACCGCTGGCAATGGGAGTTAACATTGACTTCTATGGGTTGTTTGCCAGCTTTGATCCCAATATATATTTCGGCGGTGATAACGCCGATTTCTGGGGTTCGCTGGCGTGGACTATTATTTTCGGTCTCGGGTTTGCGACATTTTTGACCCTCTTCTTGGTGCCTTCGATGTACTACATTGGCGTACAGACCAAACGAAAAATAAAAGCTTTACTACCCTAACATAACACCACACAATCCCTGATAAAGGCTCGAACTTGACCGTTCGGGCCTTTTTCTTTTGGGGATGACCAACTCAGTAAAAAATAGTATCTTTGTTATCAAATTAAGTAGAACAAAAGTTTAGACCGACTCGTGATACAACGGATTCAATCAGTACTTCTTTTTTTAGCCTTTCTATTGAACGGAAGCGTATTTTTTAACGCTCTCTACAGTCATGCCATGCAAGATCCCCAGCAGTGGTTGGGCCTGAGCTTTGCCATCATTTTAACAATCGCTTCACTGGGATCGTTAGGCACTATATTTCTCTATAAAAATAGAGAAAACCACGTTAAGTGGGTTTCAATACTGCTTGCTGTACAGGTGATAGTAATCGGGATAGCTCTTGGAATTTATATCTCTCTTGGCGGTTTTGGAACTTATCTCTGGGATGAAACCATCGGTTTGGGATTATTGGCTTTGGCTCTTGTTGCTCAGCTATATGCCCGAAAAAAAATTAAGGATGATATCGAGTTGGTAAAGTCAATGGATCGTATCCGGTAACTCCTTTTTAAATTAGAAATATAGCTTCTTTTATGGCTGAAGAATATCCAAAAGTAAAAGTACTGGCAGCACTACTTGCCGGACTAACGGCTTTTGGATTCGCGCCCATTTTGGTTCGATATGCCTCCGATACGTCTCCATTGGTATTGGTGGTGTATCGTACGGTATTTGCTGCGCTCATGTTGTTTCCGTTTTGGCTGTGGATGCGTGACTCAACCGCACGATCGGGCAAGGGAGAAGAACGGCTGTGGATTGCTCTTTCCGGCATTTGCTTGGGGCTTCATTTTACCTTCTGGATTTCGTCGCTTTATTATACGTCGGTAGCGTCGGCTTCGGTGCTGGTTACTATTCATCCCATCATCATGATCTTGGTAGAGCGGCTGTGGTTTAAGCGCAACTTTGCTACAACGACCTGGATTGGCGTGTTTCTGGCATTTGCGGGATCGGTACTGCTTGGAATATCGGACAGTCAGATAGAACAAGATTTTTCTGATCCACTTTTTGGAAACTTCCTGGCCCTTACGGCTGCTATTATCTTTGTTGTCTATTTACTTATTGGACAAAAAATCCGCAAAAAACGTGAGTGGATTGATTATGTGTTTCCCGTTTATTTTTATGCAGCGGTGGCCTGTGTTCTTATCGCCGTAGTGATGGGTAAGAATTTGTTCGATATTTCAACCATTGGTGTTTGGGCGGGAGTCGGTTTGGCCTTTGGACCACAAATTTTAGGGCATGGGTCTATGAATTACGCAGTCAAATATGTATCGCCTACACTACTTTCTACACTCATTTTAGTCGAACCATTGTTAGCATCGGTGTTGGCTTTTTTCTTGTTTGCAGAGTTACCCCCAGTTGCTTCGATACTGGCGATGGTGATCATTTTAGCCGGGGTGGGATTGACTTGGAGAAGATCAGCTTGATGTTTCTGGTTGCCCCAACCTTATCGCATGATTATAGTATTTATCTTTCCTAATCTTATCAGTATACTCATCAAAATTAATTGCAAAGCTATCATTATATAATGAGGAAGTTTCTTGGTCTACTTGTAGTAATCTTATTATTTATTAGTGCAGAGGTTATTGGCCAAACGGTTAAGGTGGTTTCAGGAAGTTCTGAACAGCCTATTATAAACGTATATATTTACAATAATGGGCGTAATAAAATGGTTGCTACCAATCATGATGGAGAGGCATCTGTTGAGAAGTTTTCAGTCAATGATACGCTTAACTTTCAGCACCCCTCGTATCAACCATTGTCCTTGTCACTTGCAGAGGTAGCGCAGAAGAATTTCTTGGTTGCTTTAAAAGGTAAATCGGTATTGATGGATAATGTATATGTATCAGCAAGTAAAAGGGCCGAGGATCGTTCAAAAATTCCACAACCCATTACCCAGATCACTCAAGAAGAAATTACGTTAACAAATCCGCAGACATCGGCAGATCTTCTAAAACATTCGGGAGAAGTGTTTGTGCAGAAAAGTCAGATGGGGGGAGGAAGTCCCATGATTCGCGGATTTGCTGCCAATTCAGTGTTATTGGCTGTAGACGGTGTCAGAATGAATAATGCCATTTTTCGAAGCGGAAATTTACAGAATGTTATTTCCATTGATCCCAATGCCATTGAAACGACGGAGGTGCTATTTGGTCCGGGGGCTGTTATTTATGGTAGTGATGCACTGGGCGGGGTGATGGATTTTCAGACTATTTCGCCGGAGTTATCGTTCGATAGCACTACAGTTACTAATTTTAATGCGTTAACGAGATATGGTTCGGCCAATAATGAGCGCACTATTCACGCCGATGCTTCTTTTGGGTTTGAAAAGTGGGGCAGTACAACCAGCATTACCTATAGTAATTTTGATGATCTGAGGTCGGGCAGTGACTTTTATGATGAGTTTCCCAATTTCGGTAAACGAGAGGAGTATGTGGTTCGCCGCGGTGGTTTTGATGCTGTAGTACCCAACAAAGATGTAACTGTGCAACGATTTTCAGGATATGAGCAATTAAACCTGATGCAGAAAATCCGCTATAAACCCACTCCGAACTGGGATGTTGAATATGGGTTTCATTTTGGCAGCACTACAGATATTCCACGGTATGATCGGCTGATAGAACGCGAAAATGGTGATACGGGGCCGTTAGTAAATGCCGAATGGTATTATGGTCCACAGATTTGGATGAATAGCACGCTGCGTGTCGACTATTTTGGTTCAACAGACATCTATGATAATATTACGGCTACATTCTCTCATCAATGGTTCCAGGAGAGTCGCAATGATCGAGATTTCCAGGATGACTGGCTCCGAAATCGCGAAGAGAATGTAAACGTTTATATTGGTCAGCTCGATTTTGATAAACATATTGACGAGCAGAAAGAGTTGTATTACGGCATTGAGGGGATCTACAACCATGTGGGATCAGAAGCAAAGTCTACGAATATTGCTACCGGCCGTCAGGTTCCAGTAGCTACTCGTTATCCTGGTGGTGGAAGTCATTTTACGCAACTGGCTGCGTACGCGAAATATGAGCAGGAACTTACATCTGATCTTACTGCAGTAATCGGATCGCGGTATAGTCATATTTTGTTGAATGCGCAACTCAGTGATCAGTTTTACGACTTTGATTTTAGGGAAATTTCATTGAATACCGGAGCCTTGAGTGGAAATGTAGGGTTTACCTATCGACCGGCCGACCAGCTGCAATTTAACCTCAATGGATCTACCGGCTTTCGGGCTCCCAATGTAGATGATGTGGCCAAAGTTTTTGACTCTGAGCCCGGAACAGTCATTGTTCCGAACCCTGACCTAAATTCGGAATATACCTATAACGTAGACCTGGCGGTCATCAAGGGGTTCGGAGATGCAGCAAAATTTGAAGTCAATGGTTTTTATACCTGGTTAAGAGACGCTATGGTGCGGCGCGATTTCGGGGATTCCTTTGGTCAGGATTCAATTGTATATGATGGTACAATGAGTAATGTAGAAGCGGTTGTAAATGCAGGAAAGGCATATATCTATGGCGTCAAAGCAAAGTTTTCAACACAAATAGGGAAGGGGCTTTCATTCAGTGCTCAGGGTACATATACCGAGGGCAGAGATAAGTCGAATGATAAGCCGTTGCGACATGTAGCACCATTTTTTGGAACGACTTCTCTAACGTATGAACATAATCCGATAATGGTAGAGGTATTTTCTGAGTTTAATGCTGAAAAGCCTATTTCAGATTTTTCTCCGTCAGAACGGAGTAAAACGCATTTGTATACTTCAGAAGGTACGCTCGGATGGGCAACCTTAAATATCAGGACTTCTTATCAGATTACAGAGGAGACGAAGATAAATATTGGGATCGAAAATATTTTTGATAAGCACTATCGACCGTATTCATCAGGTATTAGTGCACCAGGTAGAAATATTCGGGTAGCGTTACGTGCCCAAATATAGTAAACGTTTTTGCATCTAAGGCTGTTTGATGGAAGGTATGTTGGTTTATTAAAGATTGGTTAATGAATATTAGAAAATCTTTGAAATGACCGAATTCCCATGAAATTTGGGTATTTTAGAGTAAATAATAATTACGTTGGTAAAGTAGTTTGCATATTCGATTCATCTGGCGTTAACCAATTGATGTATTTATGCAAGGCAAAACACAAATTTCATCAAACATCCGTAACACGGTCGTTGGAGCTTTTTCTGTGCTCCTGCTGAGTACAAGTTGTATTAATACAAATGATGTAGATCAGTATATTGATACAAATTCGGGAAAGGGGCTAAATGTAACGGTAACAGAACCGATAGATCGGGACTATCCCCAGATTAAGCAGGAGGGAACTCTGCGTATGATCACCCGGTATAGTTCGAATACCTACTTTTTGCACCAAGGGTTGGAATGGGGATTTGAATATGAACTTGTACGAAAGTTTGCTAAAGAGCACGACTTGGCTTTGGAAGTAGTGGTCGTGGGGCCAAATGAAAATCCCTATGATTTGTTAAATAGTGGCAAAGGGGATCTTATTGCGGCAAACTATGCTGCGACACAAGAACGAAAGCAGTATGTCAATTTTACCCGTCCTTATAATTTGGTAGACCAGGTGTTGGTGTTTTCGGAAGGGCTTGGGAACCCTCCTCAAACTATTGATGAGGTAGTAGAGCGAAAAATACCGATCACCGTTCGTCGAAATAGTTCCTATTTTTACCGGCTGCAAAATTTGCGAGATCAGGGTATTTCGTTGGAAACGAACGAAGTGGCCAATACAAAGGATACTGAATCACTTTTGTTTGATGTATCTAAGAATGAGTATTTAGCTACAGTGGCAGATGATAATATTTTTAATGCCTCTAATAAGTATATGCAAGGGCTTGTTAAAGGACCAACTATTGCTCAGAGTGATACTATTGCGTGGGCTATTCGTAACAATGCTTCAGATTTGGAAACAGAATTAAATCGCTTTTTATATAAGCATTTTCGGTTTGGGAATGCTGGGGAAGAGCCCAAACGCTCTACCTTTTTAAACGTGTTGCGTAAACGCTATTTCGAATCGGGACAGCAAATTGCCGAGTATTATAACCCGGATGCCTCCAGTCGGGGCTCAGGAGTTATTTCTCCGTATGATGATCTCATTAAAGAGGTCGCCGACTCGGTAGGGGTTGATTGGTTGTTAGTAGCGTCTATAGCAGCGCAGGAAACTAAATTTAATCCCAATTCCAAAAGTTGGGCTGGTGCTGTAGGGTTAATGCAGGTGATGCCTCGATTTTCGGAGGTTAGTAATGAAGAAGAACTTTTCGATGTGCGTACAAATATCAAAGAGGGGGTGCGCATTATAAAAGACCATCTCGAGCATTATGCTTATATGGACAGTACCAATAAATGGGCTTTTGCCTTAGCGGCATATAATGCTGGTCCAGGACATATTGCGGATGCTCGTCGACTGGCTATTGATCACAATAAAGATCCCAACGAGTGGGAAAATGTTGAAGATGCCCTGCTTAAACTTATGCAGCGAAAGTATTACAAAGATGCTCGTTATGGATTCTGTAGGGGAATTGAAACAGTTCGTTATGTTAAAGAGATAACGAATAGGTATAAAACTTATGAAAGTGTACTGACGATGGCCGAGCGCAATAATTCGGGAACAGGGCCGGGAGTTATGGGACTCTTTAATTAACTTTGATGACGATGATGGTCACATCATCTGCTTGTATATCCTTTGAATAGGATCGAATATCCTTAATTATTGCTTCTTGAATTTGTTTTGATGGTTTTTCCCGGTGTTGTTTAATGCATTCAAATAACCGCTCTTCGCCATATTCTTCTGTTTCGCTCTCATTTTTGGCTTCCGTAACTCCATCCGTGTAAAGCACTAAGATATCATTGCTTTTGAGCGATAATACTTGCTCTTCGTAGGGCGTCATCGTTGTCATAGCTCCTAAAATAAGCCCGCCTTCAGTGAGTTCTTTAACTTCT belongs to Fodinibius sp. Rm-B-1B1-1 and includes:
- a CDS encoding transglycosylase SLT domain-containing protein, which translates into the protein MQGKTQISSNIRNTVVGAFSVLLLSTSCINTNDVDQYIDTNSGKGLNVTVTEPIDRDYPQIKQEGTLRMITRYSSNTYFLHQGLEWGFEYELVRKFAKEHDLALEVVVVGPNENPYDLLNSGKGDLIAANYAATQERKQYVNFTRPYNLVDQVLVFSEGLGNPPQTIDEVVERKIPITVRRNSSYFYRLQNLRDQGISLETNEVANTKDTESLLFDVSKNEYLATVADDNIFNASNKYMQGLVKGPTIAQSDTIAWAIRNNASDLETELNRFLYKHFRFGNAGEEPKRSTFLNVLRKRYFESGQQIAEYYNPDASSRGSGVISPYDDLIKEVADSVGVDWLLVASIAAQETKFNPNSKSWAGAVGLMQVMPRFSEVSNEEELFDVRTNIKEGVRIIKDHLEHYAYMDSTNKWAFALAAYNAGPGHIADARRLAIDHNKDPNEWENVEDALLKLMQRKYYKDARYGFCRGIETVRYVKEITNRYKTYESVLTMAERNNSGTGPGVMGLFN
- a CDS encoding TonB-dependent receptor is translated as MRKFLGLLVVILLFISAEVIGQTVKVVSGSSEQPIINVYIYNNGRNKMVATNHDGEASVEKFSVNDTLNFQHPSYQPLSLSLAEVAQKNFLVALKGKSVLMDNVYVSASKRAEDRSKIPQPITQITQEEITLTNPQTSADLLKHSGEVFVQKSQMGGGSPMIRGFAANSVLLAVDGVRMNNAIFRSGNLQNVISIDPNAIETTEVLFGPGAVIYGSDALGGVMDFQTISPELSFDSTTVTNFNALTRYGSANNERTIHADASFGFEKWGSTTSITYSNFDDLRSGSDFYDEFPNFGKREEYVVRRGGFDAVVPNKDVTVQRFSGYEQLNLMQKIRYKPTPNWDVEYGFHFGSTTDIPRYDRLIERENGDTGPLVNAEWYYGPQIWMNSTLRVDYFGSTDIYDNITATFSHQWFQESRNDRDFQDDWLRNREENVNVYIGQLDFDKHIDEQKELYYGIEGIYNHVGSEAKSTNIATGRQVPVATRYPGGGSHFTQLAAYAKYEQELTSDLTAVIGSRYSHILLNAQLSDQFYDFDFREISLNTGALSGNVGFTYRPADQLQFNLNGSTGFRAPNVDDVAKVFDSEPGTVIVPNPDLNSEYTYNVDLAVIKGFGDAAKFEVNGFYTWLRDAMVRRDFGDSFGQDSIVYDGTMSNVEAVVNAGKAYIYGVKAKFSTQIGKGLSFSAQGTYTEGRDKSNDKPLRHVAPFFGTTSLTYEHNPIMVEVFSEFNAEKPISDFSPSERSKTHLYTSEGTLGWATLNIRTSYQITEETKINIGIENIFDKHYRPYSSGISAPGRNIRVALRAQI